One window of Anaerolineales bacterium genomic DNA carries:
- a CDS encoding response regulator transcription factor: MLVEDQTVVREGLAAIISVQSDMEVVAEAENGIQAVPLVKKHKPDVVILDMVMPQQDGLSTIPGLLSAHPDVRILVLTGFPESDKVYQAVKAGALGYMLKDATRSQLIQSLRDVASGKASIHPSIAMKVINEFEKRNLVSEGVKISLTRREIETLKYIARGLSNQEIALALVVHERTVAKHVSSILGKLNVTNRTQAALFAIREGIAMPAPV; encoded by the coding sequence ATGCTGGTCGAGGACCAGACCGTTGTCCGCGAAGGACTGGCGGCGATCATCTCTGTTCAGTCGGATATGGAAGTCGTAGCCGAAGCTGAAAATGGGATTCAAGCCGTCCCCCTGGTAAAAAAGCACAAACCGGATGTGGTCATTCTCGACATGGTCATGCCGCAACAGGACGGATTGTCGACGATACCCGGCTTGCTATCTGCTCATCCGGATGTCCGCATCCTCGTCCTGACCGGATTTCCTGAAAGCGATAAGGTCTATCAGGCGGTCAAGGCGGGAGCCCTGGGGTATATGCTCAAAGATGCAACCCGCTCACAATTAATTCAGTCGCTGCGGGACGTTGCGTCCGGGAAGGCGTCCATCCATCCCTCGATTGCAATGAAGGTGATCAATGAGTTCGAGAAACGCAACCTTGTCTCCGAGGGTGTGAAAATCTCACTGACGCGGCGCGAAATTGAAACGCTGAAGTACATTGCAAGGGGATTAAGCAACCAGGAGATCGCCCTTGCCCTAGTTGTTCACGAGCGCACGGTTGCAAAACATGTAAGTTCGATACTCGGCAAGCTCAATGTAACCAATCGGACCCAGGCGGCTCTGTTTGCAATACGGGAAGGCATTGCGATGCCCGCACCTGTTTGA
- a CDS encoding response regulator transcription factor, whose protein sequence is MVVDDESVVREGIVTILSLQPDIHVVADCKDGAEAVILAKEKKPDVVLLDLVMPRQDGLTTIPLLKAISQNIQIIVLTSFAESDRVYQAIKSGAVGFLLKDATRAQLLEAIHEVADGKGAIQPAIALKVINEINHPSEFFYTSQPLTPRELETLKLIARGYNNQDIAEALVVHERTVAKHVSSILEKLQLANRTQAALYAIREGLSDGGTMKKKK, encoded by the coding sequence ATGGTTGTGGACGATGAAAGTGTTGTCCGGGAGGGGATCGTCACGATACTTTCCCTGCAGCCCGACATCCATGTTGTTGCAGACTGCAAGGATGGCGCGGAGGCCGTCATTCTTGCAAAGGAAAAGAAACCGGACGTCGTTCTTTTGGACCTCGTCATGCCGCGCCAGGACGGGTTAACGACGATTCCCCTGTTGAAAGCCATTTCTCAGAATATTCAGATCATTGTTTTGACAAGCTTTGCGGAAAGCGATCGTGTATATCAGGCGATCAAATCGGGCGCGGTCGGGTTCCTGCTGAAGGATGCCACCCGTGCGCAATTACTGGAGGCTATTCATGAAGTAGCGGACGGCAAGGGCGCCATCCAACCCGCAATTGCATTGAAAGTCATCAATGAGATCAATCATCCGTCTGAATTTTTTTACACATCCCAGCCGTTGACGCCCAGGGAACTTGAAACCCTCAAACTGATCGCCCGGGGTTATAACAATCAGGATATCGCCGAGGCGCTTGTTGTGCATGAACGCACCGTGGCAAAGCATGTAAGCTCGATATTGGAAAAATTACAACTGGCCAATCGAACTCAGGCTGCTTTGTACGCCATTCGAGAGGGCTTGTCGGACGGGGGAACTATGAAAAAGAAAAAATAA
- a CDS encoding GAF domain-containing protein has product MKGLENVLASESFLLIYLIAAFCLSIFVLSRNRDLKERLVLAAYFILIAYWAGVTAWQPVTSRPVHTTGLLLFFCFSLVISCKFMASLAIGFEGKGKFWSTLALLMVIPIISMLIYIFDLPGVDFHYSEVISANGSYVSGVWSLVVLAYLFVLIVIAIFLLRKGFKASGFSMLLFRWSLIHALAVSLFSIFSSVSGRFPDWFISVDVLFRYEVFSSYFILWAVFGWTSSNRVNRGAVVESMHDGWMVIDQKNHIIDINESAAGVLGGTRDSILDLPLTKFDLGIPLNRSSMDQPSSFEIQKSIKRREENKYYSVQVSSISESANGPEQLLLWREITNKKLVENVRQKTRDAMFVLLNAVSGEASQSASVAEFLDGVIYQLIFTFRTQAAAVYLGDKVEKGIGGSYEIYQPVSVFGLPADMMPVIQSGSGAFEIINTVFDSGEPFQIEDPAHEKRLPPALREESFVAVLVLPLKIGQGGDAQNIGCMFLIRKEKPCYNNSELLQLGTLADHIANLVDNERRRKLAIALTERQRLMRDLHDSVSQKLYGLVTLTEAAQAIIETGGRFEPEKILSKIGENARQAVKEMRLFLHQMHPVEIEKEGFISALHHRLAAVEGRADIKAGLIADEKIKLMPDIEIALYYIAQEALNNILRHARAASVMVTYKQSKKNIILKITDDGRGFDLNEIDRSGLGLESMKERTQKINGIFKISSTPGSGTAVTVTIPKSNAIGWSPEMIQ; this is encoded by the coding sequence ATGAAGGGATTGGAAAATGTTCTTGCCAGTGAGAGTTTCCTTCTTATCTATTTGATTGCCGCGTTCTGCCTGTCGATCTTTGTCCTTTCCCGAAACAGGGATTTAAAGGAACGCCTTGTCCTGGCGGCTTACTTTATTCTTATCGCCTATTGGGCGGGCGTGACTGCCTGGCAGCCCGTCACCAGCAGGCCCGTTCACACGACCGGACTGCTTCTATTTTTCTGTTTTTCCTTGGTTATTTCTTGTAAGTTCATGGCAAGCCTGGCTATCGGATTCGAGGGGAAGGGGAAATTTTGGTCTACCCTTGCTTTGCTCATGGTGATTCCGATCATTTCGATGCTGATATATATTTTCGACCTTCCCGGGGTCGATTTTCATTATTCAGAGGTCATAAGTGCAAATGGGTCTTACGTATCTGGGGTTTGGTCCCTGGTCGTGCTTGCCTACTTGTTCGTCTTGATCGTCATCGCTATTTTCTTGCTCAGAAAGGGTTTTAAGGCATCCGGGTTCTCGATGCTCCTCTTTCGCTGGTCGCTTATCCACGCACTGGCCGTATCGCTTTTTTCCATATTTTCATCGGTATCGGGGAGATTCCCCGATTGGTTCATTTCAGTGGATGTATTGTTCAGATACGAAGTGTTTTCCAGTTATTTTATTTTATGGGCGGTCTTTGGCTGGACATCTTCGAACAGGGTGAATCGTGGGGCCGTTGTGGAAAGTATGCATGATGGCTGGATGGTCATCGACCAGAAGAATCATATTATCGACATCAATGAAAGCGCGGCAGGGGTACTTGGCGGCACTAGGGATTCGATCCTGGATTTGCCCCTCACAAAGTTCGACCTTGGGATTCCTTTAAATCGATCTTCTATGGATCAACCGTCCAGCTTTGAGATACAAAAGAGCATAAAAAGGCGTGAAGAAAACAAATACTACAGTGTCCAGGTGAGTTCGATTTCCGAATCAGCAAACGGACCCGAGCAGCTTCTCCTCTGGCGCGAAATAACGAATAAAAAACTGGTCGAAAATGTTAGACAAAAGACAAGGGATGCAATGTTCGTGCTGTTAAATGCAGTATCCGGCGAGGCGAGTCAGTCTGCATCTGTTGCCGAGTTTTTGGATGGTGTCATCTACCAGCTGATCTTTACCTTCCGCACCCAGGCTGCCGCTGTCTACCTGGGGGATAAGGTCGAAAAAGGTATCGGCGGTTCATACGAGATTTACCAACCTGTCTCTGTCTTCGGTCTGCCCGCCGACATGATGCCGGTGATCCAGTCTGGCAGTGGCGCATTTGAGATCATCAATACTGTCTTTGACTCCGGAGAGCCGTTTCAGATCGAAGACCCAGCGCATGAAAAAAGGTTGCCGCCTGCCCTCCGGGAGGAATCCTTTGTAGCAGTGTTGGTACTGCCCCTCAAGATCGGGCAGGGGGGAGACGCTCAAAATATTGGCTGCATGTTCCTCATCAGGAAGGAAAAGCCATGCTACAACAATAGCGAATTATTGCAGCTCGGCACCCTTGCGGACCATATTGCGAATCTGGTGGATAATGAACGCAGGCGGAAATTGGCGATCGCATTGACCGAACGACAGCGCCTGATGCGCGATCTTCACGATTCCGTCAGCCAGAAACTTTACGGTCTGGTAACCCTGACCGAAGCCGCACAGGCGATCATCGAGACCGGCGGAAGGTTCGAGCCTGAAAAGATTCTTTCGAAAATAGGCGAAAACGCCCGTCAGGCTGTAAAGGAAATGAGGCTGTTCTTGCATCAGATGCATCCGGTCGAAATTGAGAAGGAGGGCTTTATCTCCGCGCTTCATCACCGCCTCGCTGCCGTCGAAGGAAGGGCGGACATCAAAGCGGGTCTTATCGCAGATGAAAAAATAAAACTCATGCCTGATATCGAAATTGCCTTGTATTACATAGCGCAGGAGGCTCTGAACAACATCCTTCGGCATGCCCGCGCCGCCAGCGTGATGGTCACCTACAAACAATCCAAGAAGAATATCATCCTGAAGATCACGGATGATGGAAGAGGTTTTGATCTTAATGAGATCGACCGGTCAGGCTTGGGCCTGGAAAGTATGAAAGAGCGCACGCAAAAGATCAATGGCATTTTCAAGATTTCCTCCACCCCGGGTAGCGGCACCGCCGTAACGGTTACAATACCAAAGAGCAATGCAATCGGGTGGTCTCCGGAGATGATTCAATGA
- a CDS encoding tetratricopeptide repeat protein — protein MGFEEPLKLNFAQVPETSLVATIKALGPKICFASNLLDPLDEEETISYKALNMQRETFVEGRVKMVFWLTSREASCFPGFAPDFWSFRHRVIIFNDSRSISNRSICPHLMLWWWDGDVPLDIDARKKAISAELPLYESGSKKQKEQLLVSLSRLTKLYWSIGERNRSFDLAREGLDLYDGRAVVGTEYVNLWIGMSANLYANGMYREAENVLSDLGEKAGRAPIVLSNLGDLYVCTGRKREGLELASQGVQASGHEVSSSLLYGFLLLVAGRIEDAVSWFGMELERCGDSLFGEAQGLCQIKSGRFPANRLGDFQPEGFLPAHGKHIKPADSASLSALAAMEKVAPSIFGSKQNQFFNPGLWVAAYPENPEDVLKGLKK, from the coding sequence ATGGGGTTTGAAGAACCCCTGAAGTTGAACTTTGCCCAGGTTCCCGAAACCAGCCTGGTTGCAACGATCAAGGCTCTGGGACCGAAGATCTGCTTTGCATCGAACCTGCTGGACCCGCTGGATGAGGAAGAGACCATATCCTACAAAGCCCTTAACATGCAAAGGGAAACCTTTGTGGAAGGCAGAGTGAAGATGGTTTTTTGGCTGACGTCAAGGGAAGCTTCCTGCTTCCCGGGCTTTGCCCCCGATTTTTGGTCATTCCGGCACAGGGTGATCATTTTCAACGATTCGAGATCGATTTCGAATCGTTCCATTTGTCCTCACCTCATGCTGTGGTGGTGGGACGGGGACGTGCCTTTGGACATCGATGCAAGGAAGAAAGCCATTTCCGCTGAACTCCCCTTATACGAATCGGGCTCGAAAAAGCAAAAGGAACAGCTCCTCGTTTCGCTAAGCAGGTTGACAAAGTTGTACTGGTCCATTGGCGAACGAAACAGATCCTTCGATTTAGCAAGAGAAGGGCTGGACCTGTATGACGGCCGGGCTGTTGTTGGTACGGAATATGTGAATCTGTGGATCGGCATGTCTGCAAACTTGTATGCCAACGGGATGTACAGGGAGGCGGAGAATGTATTGTCCGACCTGGGTGAAAAAGCGGGAAGGGCGCCCATTGTTTTGTCGAACCTTGGTGACCTGTACGTTTGCACCGGAAGGAAAAGGGAAGGGCTTGAACTGGCAAGCCAGGGAGTGCAGGCTTCTGGCCACGAGGTTTCTTCTTCGCTGCTTTATGGCTTTCTGCTTCTGGTGGCCGGAAGGATCGAAGACGCTGTTTCGTGGTTCGGAATGGAATTGGAGAGATGTGGAGATTCTTTGTTCGGGGAGGCGCAGGGTCTTTGCCAGATAAAATCCGGCAGGTTTCCCGCAAACCGGTTGGGAGATTTCCAGCCGGAAGGATTCCTCCCGGCTCATGGGAAACATATCAAGCCTGCCGATTCCGCTTCACTATCCGCCCTCGCTGCGATGGAGAAAGTTGCGCCGTCGATCTTTGGTTCGAAGCAAAATCAATTTTTTAATCCGGGTCTTTGGGTCGCTGCCTATCCTGAAAATCCGGAGGATGTATTGAAAGGTTTGAAAAAATGA